One window of the Arthrobacter sp. D5-1 genome contains the following:
- a CDS encoding L-threonylcarbamoyladenylate synthase translates to MTTTYNCTSDDQRAEGLQHAQRAISEKKCIVLPTDTVYGIAADAFSPLAVTMLLASKGRSRQMPPPVLIPRINALDGLATDVPADARALAQAFWPGGLTLILHAQPSLDWDLGETKGTVALRMPDDQIALELLGLTGPLAVSSANRTGQEAAQTAAEARMQLAESVEVYLEGGFRPVEGTAALPSTIVDATATPFRVVRQGAISLESLRAIVPTLLGYGESVPAAVEEPEEAVAVAATPTADDAPVEVTEAAVVDVEATPDEQSVPDDHVEPPAPREAKSE, encoded by the coding sequence GTGACCACAACCTACAACTGCACTTCCGATGACCAGCGTGCCGAAGGACTTCAGCACGCCCAGCGTGCCATCAGCGAAAAGAAGTGCATCGTGCTGCCGACGGACACTGTGTACGGCATTGCCGCGGATGCCTTTTCGCCCCTGGCTGTGACGATGTTGCTGGCTTCCAAGGGACGCAGCCGGCAGATGCCGCCTCCGGTGCTGATTCCCCGGATCAACGCCCTTGATGGCCTGGCCACGGACGTACCGGCCGACGCCCGCGCGCTGGCGCAGGCATTTTGGCCCGGTGGACTGACCCTGATCCTCCATGCCCAGCCGTCGTTGGACTGGGATTTGGGCGAGACAAAAGGCACCGTTGCCCTGCGTATGCCCGATGACCAGATTGCCTTGGAACTCCTCGGCCTCACGGGCCCGCTGGCCGTATCATCGGCCAACCGCACCGGCCAGGAAGCAGCCCAGACCGCTGCGGAAGCGCGCATGCAACTGGCCGAATCCGTAGAGGTGTACCTTGAGGGCGGATTCCGGCCCGTGGAAGGTACTGCCGCGCTGCCGTCCACGATTGTGGACGCAACTGCCACCCCGTTCCGGGTAGTGCGCCAAGGAGCCATCTCCTTGGAAAGCCTCCGTGCGATCGTTCCGACCCTCCTCGGCTATGGCGAGTCTGTTCCCGCCGCTGTTGAAGAACCTGAAGAGGCAGTTGCTGTCGCGGCGACCCCCACGGCGGATGACGCGCCGGTTGAGGTGACCGAGGCCGCCGTCGTCGACGTCGAAGCCACGCCTGATGAGCAATCGGTGCCTGACGACCATGTGGAGCCGCCGGCCCCACGAGAAGCCAAGTCCGAATGA
- the prfA gene encoding peptide chain release factor 1, giving the protein MFESVQGLLDEHAAIQAQLSDPAVYADQSAARKLGRRSAQLQGIVEAYNKWRGLNDDLEAAKEMADEDPEFAAEVVQLEEQIPAAQERLRRLLIPRDPDDARNVILEVKGGEGGDEAALFAGDLLRMYMRYAESRGWKTEMISATESDLGGYKDVAVAIKGNSNDPAQGVFARLKFEGGVHRVQRVPVTESQGRIHTSAAGVLVLPEVDEPEELEINQNDLKIDVYRSSGPGGQSVNTTDSAVRITHLPTGIVVAMQNEKSQLQNREAGMRVLRARLLAHQQEQIDAANSEQRKSQIRTMDRSERIRTYNFPENRIADHRTGYKAYNLDAVMNGDLEPVIQSAIEADEQARLDAIGE; this is encoded by the coding sequence GAAGTTGGGGCGGCGGTCTGCCCAGCTCCAGGGCATTGTGGAGGCGTACAACAAGTGGCGCGGGCTCAATGATGATCTGGAAGCGGCCAAAGAGATGGCTGATGAGGATCCTGAATTCGCTGCCGAGGTTGTGCAGTTGGAGGAGCAGATTCCCGCGGCGCAGGAGCGCCTGCGCCGTCTGCTGATCCCTCGTGATCCTGACGATGCCCGCAACGTCATCCTTGAAGTCAAGGGTGGCGAAGGTGGTGACGAAGCTGCCTTGTTCGCCGGTGACCTTCTGCGAATGTACATGCGCTACGCCGAGTCGCGGGGATGGAAGACCGAAATGATTTCGGCCACCGAATCCGATCTTGGTGGCTACAAGGACGTTGCCGTGGCCATCAAGGGCAACTCGAACGATCCTGCGCAGGGAGTCTTCGCGCGGTTGAAATTCGAAGGTGGGGTGCACCGTGTGCAGCGCGTTCCCGTGACCGAATCCCAGGGCCGTATCCACACCTCGGCTGCCGGCGTGCTGGTACTCCCTGAAGTGGACGAGCCCGAAGAGCTTGAGATCAACCAGAACGATCTCAAGATCGACGTTTACCGTTCCTCTGGTCCGGGTGGACAGTCCGTGAACACCACCGACTCCGCTGTGCGCATCACTCACTTGCCCACGGGCATCGTGGTGGCCATGCAGAACGAGAAGTCCCAGCTGCAGAACCGCGAAGCCGGCATGCGGGTTCTCCGTGCCCGCCTCCTGGCCCACCAGCAGGAACAGATCGACGCCGCCAACTCGGAGCAGCGGAAGTCACAGATCCGCACTATGGACCGTTCGGAGCGCATCCGCACGTACAACTTCCCTGAAAACCGCATTGCGGACCACCGCACAGGGTACAAGGCGTACAACCTTGACGCCGTCATGAACGGCGACTTGGAGCCCGTGATCCAGTCGGCCATTGAGGCGGACGAGCAAGCACGCCTGGATGCCATCGGCGAATAG
- the prmC gene encoding peptide chain release factor N(5)-glutamine methyltransferase yields MTFYPGQSLADAVREATAVLTDAGVPSPRVDAELLAEHLLGVGLGRLRAMLLGDAPAPDGYGELVQERAGRVPLQHITGVAHFRYLELRVGPGVFIPRPETESVVQLVIDHVAGIPNPKVVDLGTGSGAIAGSIAHEVPGSDVHAVEYSTFAHAWAAKNLEPLGVTLIQGDLRDALPEHNGTFDVVVSNPPYIPAEAIPTEPEVALHDPPEALYGGGADGMELPTAAAASAARLLKPGGYFVMEHAEVQAGWIAGMLRRSGRWNNVTTHCDLNGKERATSAVLASTDPDE; encoded by the coding sequence ATGACGTTTTACCCAGGCCAGAGCCTCGCGGACGCGGTTCGCGAGGCTACTGCCGTTCTCACCGACGCCGGTGTCCCCTCGCCGCGCGTGGACGCGGAGTTGCTGGCCGAACACCTGCTGGGTGTGGGGCTGGGACGCTTGCGGGCCATGCTGTTGGGCGATGCTCCCGCACCTGATGGTTATGGGGAACTGGTGCAGGAGCGGGCCGGCCGCGTCCCCCTGCAGCACATCACCGGCGTCGCCCATTTCCGGTACTTGGAGTTGCGTGTGGGCCCGGGTGTCTTCATACCCCGGCCGGAAACGGAATCGGTAGTCCAGTTGGTGATTGACCACGTGGCAGGAATCCCGAACCCCAAAGTGGTGGATCTTGGCACCGGATCCGGTGCGATCGCCGGCTCGATCGCCCACGAAGTACCGGGCTCTGACGTCCACGCCGTGGAATACAGTACTTTCGCGCATGCCTGGGCTGCGAAAAACCTGGAGCCGCTGGGCGTCACCCTCATCCAGGGCGACCTTAGGGACGCGCTTCCCGAACATAACGGAACCTTCGACGTCGTCGTCTCCAACCCGCCGTATATCCCGGCTGAGGCGATACCCACAGAACCTGAAGTCGCGCTCCACGATCCTCCCGAGGCACTGTACGGTGGGGGAGCGGACGGCATGGAACTCCCGACGGCGGCAGCGGCCTCCGCGGCCCGGCTCCTGAAGCCCGGCGGCTACTTCGTAATGGAACACGCCGAAGTCCAGGCCGGCTGGATCGCCGGGATGCTGCGACGCTCCGGACGTTGGAACAACGTCACCACGCATTGTGACCTGAACGGCAAGGAACGTGCCACCAGCGCGGTGCTGGCAAGCACTGACCCTGATGAGTGA